In Oryza glaberrima chromosome 8, OglaRS2, whole genome shotgun sequence, the following are encoded in one genomic region:
- the LOC127781638 gene encoding uncharacterized protein LOC127781638 isoform X3, which yields MRAGLKDTLFPDDPFRGLGGMPPAWRAWRVARYFVGGHVVTAGGVHRRWQGEGLRRPTAVHAARLHVGLLHRRPVGRSWIPQVTRDRYDRSLRSLCVFLRFPYWYIYRSVFAARLGILMDFMSRPAITGFMGGMAVVIMLQQLKGILGMTHFTTKKVSAFVVGAVALIATPFAVPSASFTRDVGRAVAEHAERDGGHGRGEAKAAREAGDRRGRSGTHGGGEDAKVEEEEREHRGGRRGGERGEKCARERGGERQGDDVATLTCGAHVGPTLTQLPRRIKPGQNHQRI from the coding sequence ATGCGGGCGGGGCTGAAGGACACACTCTTTCCCGACGACCCGTTCCGCGGGCTCGGCGGGATGCCACCCGCGTGGCGCGCGTGGCGGGTGGCGAGGTACTTCGTCGGCGGCCACGTCGTCACTGCTGGTGGCGTCCATCGTCGGTGGCAAGGTGAGGGCTTGCGACGACCCACGGCTGTACACGCAGCTCGTCTTCACGTCGGCCTTCTTCACCGGCGTCCTGTAGGCCGCTCTTGGATTCCTCAGGTAACGCGAGATCGATATGATCGATCTCTTCGATCTTTGTGTGTGTTCCTGAGATTTCCTTACTGGTATATATATCGATCTGTGTTTGCTGCAAGGCTGGGGATCCTGATGGATTTCATGTCACGGCCAGCCATCACCGGGTTCATGGGCGGCATGGCGGTCGTGATCATGCTGCAGCAGCTCAAGGGCATCCTCGGCATGACGCACTTCACCACAAAGAAAGTCTCCGCGTTCGTCGTCGGGGCCGTTGCGCTCATCGCCACGCCGTTCGCCGTCCCTTCCGCGTCGTTCACCCGTGACGTCGGGCGCGCCGTTGCCGAGCACGCGGAGCGTGACGGCGGCCATGGACGGGGAGAGGCGAAGGCGGCCCGCGAGGCGGGAGACCGCCGGGGGAGAAGTGGgacccatggcggcggcgaggacgcgaaagtggaggaggaggagcgcgagcaccggggagggaggcgcggcggggagagaggagaaaagtgtgcgagagagagaggaggggaaagacagggtgatgacgtggcaacgctgacatgtggggcccacgtgggtcccacgttgactcagctgccacgaaggataaaaccgggtcaaaaccaccaaagaaTCTAA
- the LOC127781638 gene encoding hapless 2-like isoform X2, which translates to MPRVTLSPSPRFTSSSLSLSLAFLLYQASRRVVRSPGREGRGEGPTAGDRRRGGGGGGGGDAGVGRLGGGQRHRGRRPCGPPPGTSPRPPSSGRSRTSSSTATPSCSSPSCRRSTTLVAGCRGGATASERGSGLWRAAGAGRRSGQRAEPAERSGGRALARGCRGRHRPRPAAAAPPPLALGRSVGWPEEVGERAAADGVERSSSGRALARGCRGRHRPRPAAAAPPPLALGRSVGWPEEVGERAAADGVERSSSGRARAAGEHCIERATGRAERRRRQASARPASKRPRASRWTFSSLSSPRRPPLDPLASSLLYGRRRHRHRVACRWPPTPVRLHVRRGATAGPG; encoded by the exons ATGCCACGTGtcaccctctctccttcccctcgtttcacttcctcctctctctctctgtctctcgcTTTTCTCCTCTACCAGGCCAGCCGGCGGGTCGTGAGGTCGCCGGGgcgagaagggagaggagaaggccCGACGGCTGGCGAtaggcgacgaggcggcggcggcggcggcggcggcgacgcgggagtAGGCCGGTTGGGAGGAGGCCAGCGACACAGAGGCCGTAGGCCGTGCGGGCCGCCGCCAGGGACATCTCCACGGCCGCCGTCGTCTGGGCGCTCACGCACGTCGTCCAGCACGGCGACACCATCCTGCTCCTCGCCGTCATGCCGCCGCAGCACAACTCTG GTCGCCGGTTGCAGAGGGGGAGCAACGGCGAGCGAGCGCGGCAGTGGGCTATGGCGAGCGGCTGGAGCAGGAAGACGGAGCGGGCAGAGAGCGGAGCCGGCCGAGCGGAGCGGCGGGCGAGCTCTCGCACGAGGATGTCGAGGTCGACATCGTCCTCGACCGGCcgcagcggcgccgcctccgcttgCGCTGGGACGGAGCGTAGGATGGCCCGAGGAGGTGGgtgagcgcgcggcggccgacggagTGGAGCGAAGCAGCAGCGGGCGCGCTCTCGCACGAGGATGTCGAGGTCGACATCGTCCTCGACCGGCcgcagcggcgccgcctccgcttgCGCTGGGACGGAGCGTAGGATGGCCCGAGGAGGTGGgtgagcgcgcggcggccgacggagTGGAGCGAAGCAGCAGCGGGCGCGCACGCGCAGCGGGCGAGCACTGCATCGAGCGGGCGACCGGCAGAGCGGagcgccgacgacgacaagcaagcgcgcggccggcgagcaAGCGGCCGCGAGCCAGCCGCTGgaccttctcctctctctcgtcgCCCCGCCGACCTCCTCTCGACCCGCTggcctcctcccttctctatggtcgccgccgtcaccgccaccgcGTCGCCTGTCGCTGGCCGCCGACGCCCGTTCGTCTCCACGTTCGTCGTGGCGCCACTGCAGGGCCAGGTTGA
- the LOC127781638 gene encoding uncharacterized protein LOC127781638 isoform X1 — protein sequence MPRVTLSPSPRFTSSSLSLSLAFLLYQASRRVVRSPGREGRGEGPTAGDRRRGGGGGGGGDAGVGRLGGGQRHRGRRPCGPPPGTSPRPPSSGRSRTSSSTATPSCSSPSCRRSTTLSNHGFVFMEVAGCRGGATASERGSGLWRAAGAGRRSGQRAEPAERSGGRALARGCRGRHRPRPAAAAPPPLALGRSVGWPEEVGERAAADGVERSSSGRALARGCRGRHRPRPAAAAPPPLALGRSVGWPEEVGERAAADGVERSSSGRARAAGEHCIERATGRAERRRRQASARPASKRPRASRWTFSSLSSPRRPPLDPLASSLLYGRRRHRHRVACRWPPTPVRLHVRRGATAGPG from the exons ATGCCACGTGtcaccctctctccttcccctcgtttcacttcctcctctctctctctgtctctcgcTTTTCTCCTCTACCAGGCCAGCCGGCGGGTCGTGAGGTCGCCGGGgcgagaagggagaggagaaggccCGACGGCTGGCGAtaggcgacgaggcggcggcggcggcggcggcggcgacgcgggagtAGGCCGGTTGGGAGGAGGCCAGCGACACAGAGGCCGTAGGCCGTGCGGGCCGCCGCCAGGGACATCTCCACGGCCGCCGTCGTCTGGGCGCTCACGCACGTCGTCCAGCACGGCGACACCATCCTGCTCCTCGCCGTCATGCCGCCGCAGCACAACTCTG TCCAATCATGGATTTGTCTTCATGGAGGTCGCCGGTTGCAGAGGGGGAGCAACGGCGAGCGAGCGCGGCAGTGGGCTATGGCGAGCGGCTGGAGCAGGAAGACGGAGCGGGCAGAGAGCGGAGCCGGCCGAGCGGAGCGGCGGGCGAGCTCTCGCACGAGGATGTCGAGGTCGACATCGTCCTCGACCGGCcgcagcggcgccgcctccgcttgCGCTGGGACGGAGCGTAGGATGGCCCGAGGAGGTGGgtgagcgcgcggcggccgacggagTGGAGCGAAGCAGCAGCGGGCGCGCTCTCGCACGAGGATGTCGAGGTCGACATCGTCCTCGACCGGCcgcagcggcgccgcctccgcttgCGCTGGGACGGAGCGTAGGATGGCCCGAGGAGGTGGgtgagcgcgcggcggccgacggagTGGAGCGAAGCAGCAGCGGGCGCGCACGCGCAGCGGGCGAGCACTGCATCGAGCGGGCGACCGGCAGAGCGGagcgccgacgacgacaagcaagcgcgcggccggcgagcaAGCGGCCGCGAGCCAGCCGCTGgaccttctcctctctctcgtcgCCCCGCCGACCTCCTCTCGACCCGCTggcctcctcccttctctatggtcgccgccgtcaccgccaccgcGTCGCCTGTCGCTGGCCGCCGACGCCCGTTCGTCTCCACGTTCGTCGTGGCGCCACTGCAGGGCCAGGTTGA
- the LOC127782652 gene encoding uncharacterized protein LOC127782652 — MVVMGQLGRFMDGIKSKLRRGGGRKTGRKKEAAAMMTYDKMDKTESMRVEIRSRQAQKLIAKNLVAADSIGRRNKRFFLAF; from the coding sequence ATGGTGGTGATGGGGCAGCTGGGGAGGTTCATGGACGGGATCAAGTCGAAGCTTCgtcgcggcggagggaggaagacggggaggaagaaggaggcggcggcgatgatgacgtacGACAAGATGGACAAGACGGAGAGCATGAGGGTGGAGATCAGGAGCAGGCAGGCGCAGAAGCTCATCGCCAAgaacctcgtcgccgccgactccaTCGGCCGCCGCAACAAGCGCTTCTTCCTCGCCTTCTGA